The following proteins are co-located in the Pedobacter sp. FW305-3-2-15-E-R2A2 genome:
- a CDS encoding DEAD/DEAH box helicase, with product MSLEKLKLSKQLVTAMTDAGYISAKEIQAKTMSRILGGQDIIAVAPEGSGKTTNYVLGVLMRFKYTADEAPKVLILVPSKEKVLEVIAEFDKLNRNKNLRIMGLYGTGGTEQDVLDLVDGVDIVVALPTRARAIYLKLGLNTSKLQMFIVDDAEVIVKQGMQLPVAELARSAGKCQHLIFTTVVHEKLNNMIDQFLNFPTTLEVEDLGDSQANTHELLLYPVPNFKTKINLLNLLLRDDEVFDKVVVFVNTRLTAQKLGKSLHSARPGAVSVLNPLFFDEEGFDHIEDFKETPEARVLIVANEGTSGLDLSGIPFLFHFEVPEQKETFLSRIVKTDEEEVVAITFSTDMELVEVKKIEQSIGKKLTVMELPEDLVIDKVTKAKGGIDKSRIVKEKNVAPQGGGAYHDKKESNSKDYNYGIGQKAKMTMKKKHG from the coding sequence GTGTCATTAGAGAAATTAAAACTAAGCAAGCAACTGGTAACAGCGATGACTGATGCCGGATATATATCTGCAAAAGAGATTCAGGCAAAAACAATGTCAAGAATTCTTGGCGGACAGGATATCATAGCTGTTGCTCCTGAAGGGTCGGGAAAAACAACAAATTATGTGCTTGGGGTTCTAATGCGCTTTAAATATACAGCGGATGAAGCTCCGAAAGTTTTGATCCTTGTTCCCAGTAAGGAAAAGGTATTGGAAGTCATCGCAGAATTCGACAAACTGAACAGAAATAAAAACCTGCGCATCATGGGCCTTTATGGAACTGGTGGGACAGAACAGGATGTGCTGGATCTGGTAGACGGCGTAGATATCGTGGTGGCTTTGCCAACACGTGCACGCGCGATTTACCTGAAACTTGGTTTAAATACGAGTAAACTGCAAATGTTTATTGTGGATGATGCAGAAGTGATTGTAAAACAGGGAATGCAACTTCCGGTTGCTGAACTGGCAAGAAGTGCAGGGAAATGTCAACACCTGATTTTTACGACTGTTGTTCATGAAAAACTAAACAATATGATCGATCAGTTCCTGAACTTTCCAACAACATTGGAAGTGGAAGACCTGGGCGATAGCCAGGCCAATACCCATGAACTGCTTTTGTATCCTGTTCCTAATTTTAAAACAAAAATTAACCTGCTGAACCTCCTTTTGAGAGATGATGAGGTCTTTGATAAAGTAGTGGTATTCGTAAATACCCGTCTGACGGCTCAAAAATTGGGTAAAAGCTTACATTCCGCCAGACCTGGTGCCGTTTCCGTATTGAACCCTTTGTTCTTTGACGAGGAAGGCTTTGATCATATCGAAGATTTCAAGGAAACACCTGAAGCAAGGGTGCTGATCGTTGCAAATGAAGGTACTTCTGGTTTAGACCTGTCCGGAATTCCTTTCCTTTTCCATTTCGAAGTTCCGGAGCAAAAGGAAACTTTCCTGAGCAGAATCGTGAAAACTGATGAGGAAGAAGTGGTGGCCATTACTTTCTCTACAGATATGGAACTGGTAGAAGTGAAAAAGATCGAGCAATCTATCGGAAAGAAACTAACTGTAATGGAATTACCTGAAGATCTGGTGATCGATAAAGTAACAAAAGCTAAAGGTGGCATTGATAAAAGCAGGATCGTTAAGGAGAAGAATGTGGCACCTCAGGGTGGCGGAGCTTACCATGATAAGAAAGAAAGCAATAGCAAAGATTATAACTATGGCATTGGCCAGAAGGCCAAAATGACCATGAAGAAAAAACATGGTTAA
- a CDS encoding YfiT family bacillithiol transferase yields the protein MSITLEKLKFPIGKHEKPAFITPELMEHYISTIAAFPAKLKKEVIHLNDEQLDSPYRPDGWTIRQVVHHCADSHMNALIRFKLALTEDNPIIKPYHEEIWAELADSKTMEIAPSLALLEGLHARWEQLLRSLSPSDLERSFIHPAHGNKVLLNENTSIYAWHGEHHLAHITELKKRNNWT from the coding sequence ATGTCAATAACACTTGAAAAACTTAAATTCCCGATAGGGAAACATGAAAAGCCAGCATTCATTACACCGGAATTGATGGAGCATTACATCTCAACGATTGCGGCTTTCCCGGCAAAGCTTAAAAAGGAGGTCATCCACCTGAATGACGAACAGCTGGACAGCCCATACAGACCGGATGGCTGGACTATAAGGCAAGTAGTACATCATTGTGCAGATAGCCATATGAATGCCTTAATTCGTTTTAAATTGGCCTTAACGGAAGACAATCCGATAATCAAACCTTACCATGAGGAAATATGGGCAGAACTCGCAGACAGCAAAACGATGGAGATAGCTCCCAGCCTGGCTTTGCTTGAAGGATTACATGCCCGCTGGGAACAATTGCTCCGCAGCCTTTCTCCTTCCGACCTGGAACGCAGTTTTATTCATCCGGCACATGGGAATAAAGTCTTGCTAAATGAAAACACAAGTATCTATGCCTGGCATGGGGAGCATCACCTGGCACACATTACCGAGTTAAAAAAGAGAAATAACTGGACTTAA
- a CDS encoding DUF2059 domain-containing protein, which yields MKRIIITITLILAAATFSFGQDNSVYKNALQEMMNISGATESYKVVIIQTFKMLKEQKSQIPAEVWTQFEKSFLDASQEELLEMLVPIYQKHISLPDLKAVIAFYQSPAGKRFSEKTPLIMQESMQVGQQWGIRLAEQFKKNLQEEGY from the coding sequence ATGAAAAGAATCATCATCACAATTACTTTAATCTTAGCCGCTGCAACATTTTCCTTTGGCCAGGACAATTCTGTTTACAAAAATGCTCTTCAGGAAATGATGAACATTTCCGGTGCTACAGAAAGCTATAAAGTCGTTATTATACAGACTTTTAAGATGCTTAAAGAGCAAAAATCTCAGATTCCGGCTGAAGTATGGACACAGTTTGAAAAGTCCTTTCTCGATGCTTCCCAGGAAGAACTATTGGAAATGTTAGTTCCAATTTATCAGAAACACATTAGCCTGCCCGACCTGAAAGCCGTTATCGCTTTCTATCAGAGTCCTGCAGGCAAGAGGTTTTCAGAAAAAACACCACTCATTATGCAGGAATCCATGCAGGTAGGCCAGCAATGGGGCATAAGATTGGCAGAGCAATTCAAAAAAAACCTACAGGAGGAGGGCTATTAG
- a CDS encoding ABC transporter ATP-binding protein has translation MKTTKAEKKSSVFSLLKPYRGMIFLLIFLALLSNGVNLLLPKIIANSIDAYTAGTFEIRAVFIEFGIAILFIFLFTYLQSLVQTYASERVARDLRTRLSDQISRQSHAYIEKANPSKLLTNLTTDVDAIKSFVSQAIVSIASSIFLIVGASILLLSLNWKLALAVIAIVPIIGTSFYLVLSKVKPLFKKSREVIDWLNKVISESILGAALIRVINSQQLEYDKFLSANTQARNLGLSILKLFAGLIPLIIFVANMAGLTILALGGHFVIQGTMSLGEFAAFNSYLSLLIFPILVIGFMSNVIAQATTSYQRIEGVLNIAESPADGSINVALRGELELKDVSVSYGQKPALKNISFALKAGSKTAIIGPTAAGKSQLLYILTGLIDPESGEVLFDGHDINSYNQEAFHQQVGFVFQDSIIFNMSIRENIAFSDTVTDQSLEKAIETAELNDFVAGLPDQLNTVVSERGSNLSGGQKQRIMLARALALNPKVLLLDDFTSRVDHNTEKRILENVQRNYPGITLLSVTQKIVSVAHYDKVIVLMQGEIVAQGTHTELMKSSPEYVQIYSSQQSTSNYEL, from the coding sequence ATGAAAACAACCAAAGCAGAGAAGAAGTCGAGTGTTTTTAGTCTGCTAAAGCCTTATCGGGGAATGATCTTTTTGTTGATATTCCTGGCGCTGCTGAGCAATGGTGTGAATCTGCTGCTCCCTAAAATTATAGCGAACAGCATTGACGCGTATACGGCAGGAACCTTTGAGATCCGGGCAGTATTCATTGAATTCGGGATTGCCATTCTTTTTATTTTCCTGTTTACTTACCTTCAGAGTTTGGTACAGACTTATGCTTCAGAACGGGTGGCAAGAGACCTGAGAACCCGGCTTTCCGATCAGATTTCCCGTCAGAGTCATGCTTATATTGAAAAGGCCAATCCTTCAAAGTTACTGACTAACCTGACTACAGATGTTGATGCAATCAAATCTTTTGTCTCACAAGCCATTGTCTCCATCGCCTCTTCTATATTTCTTATTGTTGGTGCCAGTATCCTGTTGCTCAGCCTGAACTGGAAACTTGCTTTGGCAGTCATTGCGATTGTTCCCATCATCGGGACTTCTTTTTACCTCGTCCTCAGTAAAGTGAAGCCATTGTTTAAAAAGAGCAGGGAGGTGATCGACTGGCTCAATAAAGTCATCAGTGAAAGTATCCTTGGCGCGGCATTGATCAGGGTGATCAATTCGCAACAGCTGGAATATGATAAATTCCTGTCGGCGAATACTCAGGCCAGGAACCTGGGCCTGTCTATTCTTAAGTTATTTGCAGGGCTGATCCCACTGATCATCTTTGTGGCCAATATGGCCGGACTGACAATACTTGCCCTTGGTGGTCATTTTGTGATTCAGGGAACGATGAGTCTGGGCGAATTCGCCGCTTTTAACAGTTATCTGAGTTTGCTGATCTTTCCGATTCTGGTGATCGGTTTCATGAGCAACGTAATTGCCCAGGCCACGACTTCTTATCAGCGGATTGAAGGCGTATTGAATATTGCAGAAAGCCCTGCGGATGGCAGCATCAATGTCGCACTAAGAGGGGAACTGGAACTGAAAGATGTTTCGGTCTCTTACGGACAGAAACCTGCACTGAAAAACATTTCCTTTGCTTTAAAAGCAGGATCTAAAACGGCCATTATTGGCCCGACAGCAGCAGGGAAGTCACAATTGCTGTACATCCTCACCGGATTGATCGATCCGGAATCCGGTGAAGTATTGTTTGACGGACATGACATCAACAGTTATAACCAGGAAGCCTTTCACCAGCAGGTAGGCTTCGTTTTTCAGGATAGCATCATCTTTAACATGAGCATCCGGGAAAACATCGCATTTAGCGATACTGTGACCGATCAGTCGCTGGAAAAGGCAATTGAGACGGCTGAGCTGAACGATTTTGTGGCAGGGCTTCCCGATCAGCTGAATACGGTTGTTTCTGAACGTGGTTCGAACCTTTCCGGTGGCCAAAAGCAGCGAATTATGCTGGCAAGGGCTTTGGCCTTAAATCCTAAGGTTTTGCTTTTGGATGATTTTACTTCCCGCGTAGACCACAATACCGAAAAGAGGATCTTAGAAAATGTTCAGCGAAATTATCCGGGCATCACCTTACTTTCTGTAACTCAGAAAATTGTGTCTGTAGCACATTATGATAAAGTTATTGTATTGATGCAGGGCGAGATCGTTGCTCAGGGAACACATACAGAGCTGATGAAAAGCAGTCCTGAATATGTTCAGATTTATTCTTCACAACAGAGCACCAGCAATTATGAATTATAA
- the mazG gene encoding nucleoside triphosphate pyrophosphohydrolase → MPNHIAPLTAADPSAAFLRLLTVLDTLRTDCPWDKKQTMESLRHLTIEETYELSDAILEGDLEEVKKELGDVMMHLVFYARIASETNDFTIVDVLNGVCDKLINRHPHIYGDVEVQDENDVKRNWEQIKLKEGNKSVLAGVPAGLPSLVKASRIQEKARGVGFDWDDKTQVWEKVEEELQEFKNEFNTVDHTAIDVEKAEGEFGDLLFSLINYARFININPENALEKTNKKFIKRFQYLEAKAKENGKALQDMTLAEMDVYWNEAKKV, encoded by the coding sequence ATGCCCAACCACATCGCCCCTTTAACTGCTGCCGATCCTTCTGCCGCCTTCCTCAGGTTATTAACCGTTTTAGATACCCTTCGCACAGATTGTCCATGGGATAAAAAACAAACCATGGAAAGCCTTCGTCATTTAACCATCGAAGAAACCTATGAATTGTCGGACGCCATTCTTGAGGGTGACCTCGAAGAAGTAAAGAAAGAGCTGGGGGATGTGATGATGCACCTTGTGTTTTATGCCAGAATCGCTTCAGAAACCAACGACTTTACCATTGTCGATGTACTCAATGGGGTTTGCGATAAACTCATCAACCGTCACCCGCACATCTATGGAGATGTGGAAGTACAGGATGAAAATGATGTAAAACGCAACTGGGAACAGATCAAACTTAAAGAAGGAAATAAATCTGTTTTAGCAGGCGTACCTGCTGGTTTGCCTTCTTTGGTGAAAGCCAGCCGTATTCAGGAAAAAGCCAGAGGTGTTGGCTTTGACTGGGATGATAAAACTCAGGTTTGGGAAAAGGTGGAAGAAGAACTTCAGGAATTTAAAAACGAGTTCAATACCGTTGACCATACGGCAATCGATGTAGAAAAGGCGGAAGGAGAATTTGGAGACCTTCTTTTTTCCCTGATCAACTACGCCCGTTTCATCAACATCAATCCGGAAAATGCGCTGGAAAAAACCAATAAAAAGTTCATCAAGCGTTTCCAGTATCTGGAAGCTAAGGCAAAGGAAAATGGGAAGGCTTTACAGGACATGACCCTTGCCGAAATGGACGTTTACTGGAATGAAGCAAAGAAAGTATAG
- a CDS encoding FtsX-like permease family protein, with amino-acid sequence MNTEYFIARRIAIKSERTFSKLIVRIAIAGVMLSLAVMILSVAIINGFKTEIQEKVRGYIGDVRIYKFDLNNSFELTPFVPEAETINNLKKNKDIVYFQPYATKPAIISVNDEVEGINFKGIDKSFNWKYISEHLVSGRVISFTDSASAMKEIMISQFTANRLKLKTGDSFIMNFVQNPPRSRKFKIVGIYSVGVEEIDKGFVLGDLNVIRRLNNWAPNEIGGIEIRIKDFSKLKPVSLDIYTNLEVNLKSESVSEFFPAIFTWLSLLDVNTRVLLILMMIVGVINMITALLIMILERTNMIGMLKAFGMTDFSVMKIFLYNAIYLVGIGLLLGNILGLGLGFLQQYTHLFKLDQGSYYLSYVPIEIHFSEVLILNVCTVVICFMVLILPSMLVSKISPLKAIRFK; translated from the coding sequence TTGAATACAGAATATTTCATAGCAAGGCGGATAGCCATTAAATCTGAGCGTACTTTTTCCAAGCTGATCGTTCGCATTGCGATAGCGGGCGTAATGCTCAGCTTAGCGGTAATGATTTTGTCGGTCGCTATTATTAATGGCTTTAAAACAGAGATTCAGGAAAAGGTGAGGGGCTATATCGGAGATGTGCGCATCTATAAGTTCGACCTGAATAATTCCTTTGAGCTTACACCCTTTGTTCCGGAGGCAGAGACCATTAACAACCTGAAAAAAAATAAGGATATAGTTTACTTTCAGCCTTATGCGACAAAGCCTGCAATTATTTCGGTGAACGACGAAGTAGAGGGCATTAATTTTAAAGGGATCGACAAGAGTTTCAACTGGAAGTATATTTCCGAACATTTGGTGAGCGGAAGGGTAATCAGTTTTACCGATAGCGCATCGGCGATGAAGGAAATTATGATCTCTCAATTTACTGCAAACCGGCTGAAATTGAAGACAGGAGACTCTTTTATCATGAATTTCGTGCAGAACCCACCCCGAAGCAGGAAGTTTAAAATCGTAGGTATATATAGTGTTGGTGTAGAGGAAATTGATAAAGGTTTTGTTTTAGGAGACCTGAATGTGATCCGCAGGTTAAACAACTGGGCGCCAAATGAGATCGGAGGAATAGAAATCCGGATTAAGGATTTTTCGAAACTCAAGCCTGTTTCACTGGACATCTATACCAACCTTGAAGTGAACCTTAAATCAGAATCAGTTTCTGAATTTTTCCCCGCGATTTTTACCTGGTTATCCTTACTGGATGTCAATACCAGGGTGTTGCTCATCTTAATGATGATTGTAGGGGTGATCAATATGATTACTGCCCTGCTGATCATGATTTTAGAACGTACCAATATGATTGGAATGCTGAAGGCATTCGGGATGACAGATTTTAGCGTGATGAAGATTTTTCTTTACAATGCGATTTATCTGGTAGGGATAGGATTGTTGCTGGGGAATATTTTAGGACTTGGTTTAGGCTTCCTGCAGCAATACACACACTTGTTTAAGCTGGATCAGGGATCTTATTATTTATCTTATGTCCCTATAGAAATTCATTTTTCAGAAGTATTAATACTTAATGTCTGTACGGTGGTCATCTGTTTTATGGTATTGATCCTGCCTTCTATGTTGGTTAGTAAAATCTCACCACTCAAAGCGATCAGATTTAAATAG
- a CDS encoding ABC transporter ATP-binding protein, whose translation MNYNLNQESTTQEKRSTYQALKKLIQLISNERRNLWIASGTILLNSGLLLLGPLLIGHTIDAYVRTKQYPGVLKFSGILLVMYMIAFCTGYLQTKLMGGVGQRMLYTLRNAIFNKLQELPVAFFNENKAGDLISRVNSDTDKINQFFSQSLMQFIGSIVTMTGAGIFLLLINFELGAVALVPAVLILLFTAVVSPWVKRRNAANLKSVGGMSAEIQESLNNFKVIIAFNRRDYFRKRFDEANQNNYRTAIGAGLANNILMPVYGLLSSMAQLIVLLFGIYLISTGKFTIGLLVSYLSYATNFYNPLRQLAALWASFQVAMASWDRVSQILSMENDLPQLKDTVETSNSLLEFRNVHFSYAEGQEILHHINFSLEKGKTYALIGPTGGGKTTTASLIARLYDATKGTVLLSGKDIRSYTDEERSDKIGFILQEPFLFSGTVKDNILYGNAKYKDYSNAQLEEVIKAADLEALLAIFDEGLETPVTSGSDNISLGQKQLIAFMRAVLRNPELLILDEATANIDTITEQLLGMILKKLSKDTTLVIIAHRLNTIENADEIFFVNSGEVIRAGTLDHAMDMLLKGKRKS comes from the coding sequence ATGAATTATAATCTTAATCAGGAAAGTACCACGCAGGAAAAGCGATCTACTTATCAGGCGCTGAAAAAGCTGATACAACTGATCAGTAATGAGCGGAGAAATTTATGGATTGCTTCAGGAACGATCCTTTTAAACTCTGGATTGTTGTTGTTGGGCCCCTTATTAATCGGGCATACGATCGATGCATATGTGCGTACCAAGCAGTATCCCGGTGTATTGAAGTTTTCAGGAATCTTGCTGGTCATGTATATGATCGCTTTCTGCACGGGATACCTGCAAACAAAACTGATGGGGGGAGTAGGGCAGCGAATGCTGTATACCTTGAGAAATGCCATCTTTAATAAGCTGCAGGAATTGCCGGTTGCTTTTTTTAATGAAAACAAAGCTGGTGATCTGATTTCCAGAGTAAATAGTGATACCGATAAAATTAACCAGTTTTTCTCTCAGTCGCTGATGCAGTTTATCGGAAGTATTGTAACGATGACGGGCGCTGGTATTTTTTTATTGCTGATCAATTTTGAGCTTGGGGCAGTTGCGCTGGTACCAGCAGTACTGATTCTGCTTTTTACTGCGGTGGTTTCCCCATGGGTAAAAAGAAGAAATGCAGCCAATTTAAAAAGTGTAGGGGGGATGAGTGCAGAGATTCAGGAAAGCCTGAATAACTTTAAAGTGATCATTGCTTTTAACAGAAGGGATTATTTTAGAAAACGATTTGATGAGGCCAACCAGAATAATTACCGTACCGCAATAGGCGCCGGACTGGCCAACAATATTTTAATGCCGGTGTATGGTTTGCTTTCCAGCATGGCGCAATTGATTGTATTACTGTTTGGAATCTACCTGATTTCTACCGGTAAATTTACGATCGGCTTATTGGTGAGTTACTTATCGTACGCGACTAACTTTTACAATCCATTAAGGCAACTTGCTGCATTATGGGCTAGCTTTCAGGTGGCCATGGCAAGTTGGGACAGGGTCTCACAGATTCTATCCATGGAAAATGATTTGCCTCAGCTGAAAGATACGGTTGAAACCTCCAACTCATTATTGGAATTCCGAAACGTACATTTCTCCTACGCTGAGGGACAGGAAATCCTGCACCATATCAATTTCAGTCTGGAAAAGGGAAAAACATACGCATTGATTGGTCCTACGGGAGGCGGAAAAACAACCACAGCTTCGCTGATTGCCAGGTTGTATGATGCGACGAAAGGAACGGTGTTGCTGAGCGGCAAAGACATTCGCTCCTATACGGATGAAGAGAGAAGTGATAAGATCGGGTTTATTTTGCAGGAACCTTTTCTGTTTAGCGGAACGGTGAAAGACAATATTTTATACGGTAATGCCAAGTATAAGGATTATTCGAATGCGCAATTGGAAGAGGTGATCAAAGCGGCAGATCTGGAAGCCTTACTTGCCATATTTGACGAAGGCCTGGAAACACCCGTTACCTCAGGATCTGATAACATCAGCCTCGGACAAAAGCAATTGATCGCCTTTATGAGGGCGGTATTGCGCAATCCGGAATTGTTAATCCTGGATGAAGCGACGGCAAACATCGATACGATCACAGAACAATTGCTGGGCATGATCTTAAAAAAGTTATCTAAGGATACCACCCTGGTGATCATCGCACACCGCTTAAATACCATAGAGAATGCGGATGAAATCTTTTTTGTGAATTCCGGGGAAGTGATCAGGGCAGGTACGCTTGATCATGCAATGGATATGCTGCTTAAAGGAAAAAGGAAGAGCTAA
- a CDS encoding DUF1343 domain-containing protein, whose protein sequence is MRQSLTYIFQAAFLTFSLQACASSTPVKIKPTVPHSTVASTKTVELQENPIRTGAEQTERYLPYLKGKRIGMVVNPTSVIGNETSVDSLLKLGVNIVKIFGPEHGFRGNASAGIHVNDAIDTKTGIKAVSLYGKHSTPTKEDLADVDLMIFDIQDVGVRFYTYINTLQHVMEACAAENKEVLILDRPNPNGFYIDGPILDPKLVSGIGLQAIPIVHGLTVGEYAQMLNGEGWLKNKVKCKIKIITVENYNHDLPYDLPVKPSPNLNTQQSILLYPTLCLFEGTYLSQGRGTQFPFTILGAPALKGKYNFSFTPKSIKGMAETPLHQNKVCYGMDLRTYDVAKIRKDKALNLNWLIELYNAYPNKADFFNFKLSAQMGNFDKLSGDYSLKQQIIAGKSEKEIRASWEPGLTKYKTMRQQYLLYP, encoded by the coding sequence ATGAGACAATCACTTACCTATATCTTCCAGGCTGCATTTCTTACTTTTAGTCTTCAGGCTTGCGCTTCCAGTACACCGGTTAAAATAAAACCTACAGTACCCCATTCTACGGTAGCCAGTACCAAGACTGTGGAACTGCAGGAAAACCCTATCCGTACCGGAGCTGAGCAGACAGAAAGATACCTTCCCTATCTGAAAGGCAAACGCATTGGAATGGTGGTCAATCCAACTTCTGTTATCGGAAATGAAACTTCAGTAGACAGCCTGTTGAAACTGGGGGTAAATATTGTAAAGATCTTTGGTCCGGAACACGGTTTCCGTGGCAATGCCAGTGCGGGAATTCATGTGAACGATGCCATAGATACAAAAACAGGCATAAAAGCGGTTTCTCTTTACGGAAAACACTCCACACCTACCAAAGAAGACCTCGCAGATGTAGACCTGATGATCTTTGACATTCAGGATGTGGGTGTTCGTTTTTACACCTATATCAATACCCTGCAACATGTGATGGAAGCTTGCGCGGCAGAAAATAAAGAAGTACTGATCCTTGACCGTCCCAATCCTAACGGATTCTATATCGATGGGCCCATTCTTGATCCGAAACTCGTTTCCGGAATAGGCCTGCAAGCCATTCCGATTGTTCATGGATTAACCGTTGGAGAATACGCACAGATGCTCAATGGCGAAGGCTGGTTGAAGAACAAAGTAAAATGTAAAATCAAGATCATTACCGTAGAAAATTACAACCACGACCTTCCATATGACCTTCCGGTGAAACCATCACCGAACCTGAATACCCAGCAATCTATTTTACTTTACCCTACTTTATGTCTTTTTGAGGGGACTTATCTGAGCCAGGGAAGAGGTACCCAATTTCCATTTACCATTTTAGGCGCTCCTGCATTAAAAGGAAAATACAATTTCAGCTTTACCCCTAAAAGCATCAAGGGAATGGCAGAAACACCTTTACATCAAAACAAAGTATGTTATGGCATGGACCTGAGAACTTATGATGTGGCTAAGATCCGAAAAGATAAAGCACTGAATTTAAACTGGCTGATTGAACTGTACAATGCTTATCCCAATAAAGCAGATTTCTTCAACTTTAAACTCAGCGCTCAGATGGGAAATTTCGACAAGCTGTCGGGAGATTATAGCCTGAAACAACAAATCATTGCCGGGAAATCAGAAAAAGAAATCAGGGCCAGCTGGGAGCCCGGATTAACGAAGTATAAAACAATGCGTCAGCAGTATTTGTTGTATCCTTAA
- a CDS encoding DUF2071 domain-containing protein, whose product MIKNWFSGYRSVDLNALLAESSHRPWPLPEGKWQYYQEWNEVLFFHWKVPAALLKPLIPAGLELDLFENEAWISLVPFTMEKISPAGLPPVAFISDFHEINLRTYVVTEGKPGVYFLNIEGQKHLSVWIAKQLSGLPYEKATMQRSKNTYLSSNVIKGFNLDIEFEVKVFLQSKSKLDLWLSERYCLYLNQGQKLYRYEIHHLEWQIAEMELKKNTINYQINGLRFTDLAPDLIRYSPGVKVLAWGRQEIKR is encoded by the coding sequence ATGATCAAAAATTGGTTTTCCGGTTACCGTTCCGTCGATCTTAATGCCTTGTTAGCGGAAAGCAGTCACCGGCCCTGGCCTCTTCCTGAAGGAAAATGGCAATATTACCAGGAATGGAATGAGGTATTGTTCTTTCATTGGAAAGTTCCCGCCGCGCTATTAAAGCCTCTGATTCCGGCAGGATTGGAACTGGACCTTTTTGAAAATGAGGCCTGGATCTCCCTGGTTCCCTTTACCATGGAAAAGATCAGTCCGGCAGGACTTCCTCCTGTAGCTTTCATCTCGGATTTCCATGAAATTAACCTGAGGACATATGTGGTAACGGAAGGCAAACCGGGCGTCTATTTCCTGAATATAGAAGGACAAAAACATTTGTCGGTATGGATTGCAAAACAGCTATCGGGTCTTCCTTATGAGAAAGCAACGATGCAGCGCAGTAAAAACACCTATCTTTCCAGCAATGTGATAAAAGGCTTTAACCTGGACATCGAATTTGAAGTAAAGGTTTTTCTCCAGTCAAAAAGTAAGCTTGATCTATGGCTTTCAGAAAGATATTGCCTTTACCTTAATCAGGGGCAAAAACTATACAGGTATGAAATCCATCACCTGGAATGGCAGATTGCGGAGATGGAATTAAAAAAAAATACGATAAACTATCAGATAAACGGTCTCCGTTTTACCGACCTTGCGCCAGACCTGATCCGTTATTCCCCTGGTGTAAAAGTACTGGCCTGGGGCCGACAAGAAATTAAAAGATAA